A single window of Diachasmimorpha longicaudata isolate KC_UGA_2023 chromosome 12, iyDiaLong2, whole genome shotgun sequence DNA harbors:
- the LOC135167890 gene encoding protein phosphatase 1 regulatory subunit 12A isoform X7: MVEFLVEQGADINRGDNEGWTPLHATASCGFISIAKYLIEQGCNLAAVNNDGELAVDIAESNEMEDLLQQHINKAGIDCDQARSEEERSMLSDARAWRSGAPGKDSTHPRSGATALHVAAAKGYIKVMNILLQARCDVNAQDYDGWTPLHGAAHWGQIEACKLLVESFCDMDMKNYAGQTAFDIADNDILKALEELQKKQQTMVKDHPQLNNKKQPMIPKKRVSPTIENAVVSQEGNETFEEETPNKVIKVELEIQSDKEDTSAGTNSDVESGEETDIEGSEVEGESESNSDTQTSSASNRSNTSDQSVGLTDDEKKNRANKDDTGPLSPVPSTEISKVPNQAPILPPKQQPENTEEGIIPSWRRSGSFRNRIQEAESTNSLTSKMEDKDNSPTKTPIIPNKVNPEPEVVLRRTHSFEKDEKFYEQYLALQARIMASSCPTLHRCHQATPYHTNATTTRSASLRETHRKKEVKLNLELPRVPQESNATSPTSASNKLLSSPTLPTGTSSASATSTAVTTTTTSPVPANQIRSVQSVETSSANVSPTRNTATTASAPNTPAGSKLSPGNIFKNFFKSFVPPVRDEESETQRKAHAKRVRETRRSTQGVTLDEIKSAEQLVKKKQQQNNDTAPTSAPQPAASLGQTASITATITTATPTTVTPNKLPEETNLPERRPSWRLRVDNGSKFQLEDANNKSSDTTTAYIRRPSSGTGIPRPSSAPVETITTGTADATVTLPLRRTLKSPEDKEQDKENDSRNVQATQAVIQRRRRPKRRSTGVVHVDMDEIDPEKQDGSSVGEGEETKNNQTESGNERSGRSSRLGSVTSVSCEVPSTPSRTKSTNSENGELDYKKLWEESQAENERLKDKLRRSDDQLKETRSLLEKAQSNQNKAALSEAEKRERRAMERKLSEMEEELKQLQKLKAENERLKAENRALTRVVSKLTNTTK; the protein is encoded by the exons ATGGTGGAGTTTCTCGTGGAACAGGGTGCTGATATTAATCGTGGAGATAACGAGGGGTGGACACCGTTACATGCCACCGCCTCCTGCGGATTTATATCTATTGCTAA GTACTTAATTGAACAAGGCTGTAATCTAGCAGCTGTAAATAACGATGGTGAGCTAGCAGTGGACATCGCTGAGAGCAACGAAATGGAGGATCTCCTTCAACAGCACATCAACAAAGCAG GCATCGATTGCGATCAGGCGAGAAGCGAGGAGGAGAGATCGATGTTGAGTGACGCGAGAGCCTGGCGATCTGGAGCACCCGGTAAAGATTCCACTCATCCACGCTCTGGTGCTACTGCGCTTCACGTTGCCGCCGCCAAGGGTTATATAAAAGTTATGAACATACTTTTGCAAGCAAGGTGCGATGTCAATGCACAGGATTACGATGGCTGGACACCACTTCATGGTGCAGCACATTGGGGACAAATTGAGGCTTGTAAACTACTTGTTGAGAGCTTTTGTGATAtggatatgaaaaattatgcg GGCCAAACAGCATTTGATATAGCGGACAATGACATTCTGAAGGCTTTAGAAGAGTTACAGAAGAAACAGCAGACGATGGTGAAGGATCACCCCCAGttgaataacaaaaaacaaCCAATGATACCAAAGAAGAG AGTGTCTCCAACCATTGAGAATGCTGTCGTGTCCCAAGAGGGTAATGAAACGTTCGAGGAGGAGACACCCAATAAGGTGATAAAAGTTGAACTAGAAATTCAGTCGGATAAAGAGGATACGAGTGCAGGAACGAATAGTGATGTTG AGAGTGGAGAAGAGACTGATATTGAAGGGAGCGAAGTTGAGGGTGAGTCTGAGAGTAACTCAGACACACAGACTTCCTCAGCCTCCAATCGGTCTAATACTTCCGATCAGTCAGTAGGTCTTACAGATGATG AGAAGAAGAATAGGGCTAATAAAGATGACACTGGACCACTCAGTCCAGTGCCCTCCACAGAAATATCCAAGGTGCCTAATCAA gCTCCAATATTGCCACCAAAACAACAGCCTGAAAATACGGAAGAGGGTATTATTCCGTCCTGGAGGCGCTCCGGTTCGTTTAGAAATAGAATTCAAGAAGCTGAGTCCACGAATTCGTTAACATCTA aaATGGAAGATAAGGATAATTCACCGACCAAAACCCCGATAATCCCCAACAAAGTAAACCCCGAGCCCGAAGTCGTTCTCCGGAGGACTCACAGCTTCGAGAAAGACGAAAA GTTCTATGAGCAGTACCTGGCATTGCAAGCTCGAATCATGGCATCTTCCTGCCCCACACTCCACCGCTGTCATCAAGCTACTCCCTACCACACCAACGCTACGACCACTCGTTCTGCGTCCTTGCGCGAAACTCACAG aaaaaaagagGTGAAGCTCAACCTGGAGCTACCCCGAGTCCCGCAGGAGAGCAACGCCACGTCCCCTACATCTGCCTCAAACAAACTCTTGTCCTCACCAACACTGCCAACTGGTACCAGCTCCGCCAGTGCTACATCCACTGCcgtaacaacaacaacaacaagtCCAGTTCCAGCCAATCAAATTCGCAG CGTACAATCGGTGGAAACAAGCTCAGCAAACGTTTCACCCACTCGTAACACAGCGACAACAGCGTCAGCGCCAAATACACCAGCTGGAAGCAAACTCAGTCCTGGAAATATCTTCAAGAATTTCTTCAA ATCATTTGTACCACCTGTTCGTGATGAGGAGAGCGAAACCCAGAGGAAGGCCCACGCGAAGAGAGTCCGAGAGACTCGACGATCCACTCAGGGCGTCACTCTGGATGAGATAAAGAGTGCAGAGCAACTAGTGAAGAAGAAACAACAGCAGAATAACGACACAGCTCCAACGTCTGCACCCCAG CCTGCAGCTTCACTCGGTCAAACAGCCTCGATCACAGCTACGATAACAACAGCAACTCCTACGACTGTAACTCCAAACAAATTACCTGAGGAGACTAACCTGCCTGAAAGACGACCCTCGTGGCGGTTGAGGGTAGATAATGGGAGCAAG TTTCAGTTGGAAGACGCCAACAATAAATCATCGGACACGACAACAGCGTACATAAGAAGGCCTTCGAGTGGAACGGGAATACCTAGACCCAGTTCAGCTCCAGTGGAAACAATTACCACTGGTACAGCCGATGCAACGGTTACCCTACCACTCAGACGAACCTTGAAATCACCTGAGGACAAAG AACAAGACAAGGAGAATGACAGTAGAAATGTCCAGGCCACACAGGCAGTCATTCAGAGGCGAAGGAGGCCCAAAAGAAGATCGACAGGTGTTGTTCACGTGGACATGGAT GAGATAGATCCAGAGAAGCAGGATGGCTCTAGTGTTGGGGAAGGTGAGGAGACGAAGAATAATCAGACTGAG aGTGGCAACGAACGCTCCGGTCGATCGAGCCGCCTCGGCTCAGTCACGTCAGTATCCTGCGAGGTACCGTCCACTCCGAGTAGAACAAAATCTACAAACTCCGAAAATGGAGAACTGGATTATAAGAAACTCTGGGAGGAGTCCCAAGCGGAGAACGAGAGATTGAAGGACAAGCTGAGGAGGTCGGACGACCAGCTGAAGGAGACCAGGAGTTTGTTGGAGAAGGCTCAGAGTAATCAAAATAAAGCTGCCTTGTCGGAGGCTGAGAAACGGGAGAGACGGGCGATGGAGAGAAAGCTCTCTGAGATGGAGGAAGAACTCAAG CAATTGCAAAAGCTCAAAGCCGAAAATGAGCGATTGAAAGCCGAAAATCGGGCACTTACCCGCGTCGTATCCAAACTCACCAATACTACTAAATAG